The Pacificitalea manganoxidans genome includes the window ATCGGGCGCGATCTGGGCAGCGATCAGGGCATCTACCTTGGCCTGTCCGCGCCGATGGGCCAGCCCTCGCGCTTTATGAACCGCCCCCTGCAGACCCGCACCATCGAGGCGGGCGATCACATGTCCCTGCTGATCGAGATCAACGGTCCCGGCGGGCTTTATGCTGAAATTGCCCGCACCATGGTGCTGGGCCGGGCCAGCGATCATCTGCTGGAGGCGTTCGAGAACGTGCGCGCCGCGCAGGATCACACGCTGTCGCTGATCCGTCCGGGCGCGGCACCTGCGGATATCGCCGCCGCCCATGACGACTGGATGCAGGCGCGCGAGCTGCCGGCGGAAACCCGGCTTTATGCGCACGGGCAGGGGGTGGAAATGGTGGAACGTCCGCTGATCCGCCATGACGAGCCCATGCCACTGGCCGCCGACATGTGTCTGGCCGTGCATCCCGGCTACGACGATGGCGAGGTCTTTGCCGTGATTTGCGACAATTACCTCGTGACCGACGACGGGGTCAGCGCCTGCCTCCACCAGACCGACAAGAAGATTTTCGAACTCTGAGGTTCCCATGACCAACAAGATCGCGCTCGAAGAGCATTTCATGCATCCCGATTTCGTCGACTACTGGGCGGAAACGCGTATCAACATCAGCCCGGACCTGTTCGGCAAGGTGCGCGGCAAGCTGGAGGATTTCGGCGACGACCGGCTGGCCGCGATGGACGAGGCGGGCATCGAGAAAGCGGTGCTGTCGCTGGCCGGGCCCGGCGTGCAGGCGGAAAAGGACACCGCCCACGCGATCAAAATGGCGCGGGTGGCCAATGATTTCCTCGCCGCGCGGATGGCCGAACGGCCCGACCGCTACGCAGGCTTTGCCCATATCGCGGTGCAGGATCCCGCGGCGGCGGCGGATGAACTGGAACGTTGCATGCGCGATCTGGGCATGTGCGGCGCGATGATCAATGGCCAGACCGACGGCACTTATCTCGACGATGACCGCTATTCGGTGCTGTGGGAACGTGCGGCGGATCTGGGCGCGCCAATCTATATCCATCCCAATAACCCGGTCGCCACGCCCACGATGCTGGAAGGCCACCCCGAATTGTGGGGGCCGGTCTGGTCATGGACGGTTGAGACCGGCAGTCACGCCCTGCGCATCCTGTTTTCCGGCGTGTTCGACCGCTATCCCAACGCGAAGCTGATCCTTGGCCATATGGGCGAAACGCTCCCCTATCAGCTGTGGCGGTTCGACAGCCGGTGG containing:
- a CDS encoding amidohydrolase family protein, yielding MTNKIALEEHFMHPDFVDYWAETRINISPDLFGKVRGKLEDFGDDRLAAMDEAGIEKAVLSLAGPGVQAEKDTAHAIKMARVANDFLAARMAERPDRYAGFAHIAVQDPAAAADELERCMRDLGMCGAMINGQTDGTYLDDDRYSVLWERAADLGAPIYIHPNNPVATPTMLEGHPELWGPVWSWTVETGSHALRILFSGVFDRYPNAKLILGHMGETLPYQLWRFDSRWEISNRGDMRLEMPPSAYFKRNFWCTTAGVCSDAPLRCAIDALGADRVMFSVDYPFERAGEAGAWIDAAPLSQTEREQVTHANARALLKL